In Candidatus Eisenbacteria bacterium, one genomic interval encodes:
- a CDS encoding MATE family efflux transporter, whose product MARDLSGPAGARNVEATPRAELRRTVWALAWPVIVTLFSEAAVGLFDMLMVGRLGADAVAGVGVGAQILGAVGVVTTAIGTGTVALVARHVGAREPAAAQRVLGQSVLLAATAGAATVLPVIVWTPALVRLFGVTPAVVDLGVAFTRLVMLSIPGGAVLFVVGAALRAAGDTRTPLAIGLVVNVVNVIANWALIFGHLGFPALGVRGSALASTTAFTLGAAIGLALVGGGYLRLRLERRDLRLHRATIGRLARIGAPAGLEQLAMQIGFLVYLVFASAYGTAAVAAYFIGVRILALSFLPGIGFSIAAAALVGQNLGAGDPARAKEAAWAATRMCLVLMSGAGLVLFVFATAIARVFVDDPLVIEDTRWFIYMLGACQPLMAVDYALGGALRGAGDTRYPLATLFAGLYGFRLAFAWVVTHALHLSTPWLWAVLIGDYAVRAGLKVWRMGGEAWQRIRV is encoded by the coding sequence ATGGCGCGAGACCTATCCGGACCAGCAGGCGCCCGCAATGTCGAGGCGACGCCGCGCGCGGAGCTGCGCCGCACGGTGTGGGCGCTCGCATGGCCGGTCATCGTCACTCTCTTCTCGGAGGCGGCCGTCGGGCTCTTCGACATGCTGATGGTCGGGCGCCTCGGCGCCGACGCGGTCGCGGGCGTCGGGGTCGGCGCGCAGATCCTCGGCGCCGTCGGCGTCGTCACGACCGCGATCGGCACGGGAACGGTCGCGCTCGTCGCCCGGCACGTGGGGGCGCGCGAGCCCGCCGCCGCCCAGCGCGTGCTCGGCCAGTCGGTGCTGCTGGCGGCGACGGCGGGCGCGGCGACGGTGCTGCCGGTCATCGTCTGGACGCCCGCCCTGGTCCGGCTCTTCGGCGTGACGCCCGCCGTAGTCGATCTCGGTGTCGCCTTCACCCGTCTCGTCATGCTCTCGATCCCGGGTGGCGCGGTGCTGTTCGTCGTCGGCGCCGCGCTTCGCGCCGCCGGGGACACGCGCACGCCGCTCGCCATCGGTCTCGTCGTGAACGTCGTCAACGTGATCGCGAACTGGGCGCTCATCTTCGGACACCTGGGGTTCCCGGCGCTCGGCGTGCGCGGATCCGCGCTCGCCAGCACGACGGCGTTCACGCTCGGCGCTGCGATCGGGCTCGCGCTCGTCGGCGGCGGCTACCTGCGCCTGCGGCTCGAGCGCAGGGACCTTCGCCTCCATCGCGCGACGATCGGACGCCTGGCGCGGATCGGCGCACCGGCGGGCCTCGAGCAGCTCGCGATGCAGATCGGCTTCCTGGTCTACCTCGTCTTCGCGTCCGCGTACGGGACGGCCGCGGTCGCGGCCTATTTCATCGGGGTGCGCATCCTCGCGCTGTCCTTTCTGCCGGGCATCGGCTTCTCGATCGCGGCCGCGGCGCTCGTCGGCCAGAACCTCGGCGCCGGCGACCCGGCACGTGCCAAGGAGGCTGCGTGGGCGGCGACCCGGATGTGTCTCGTCCTCATGTCCGGGGCAGGCCTCGTCCTGTTCGTCTTCGCGACCGCGATCGCGCGCGTCTTCGTCGACGACCCGCTCGTGATCGAGGACACGCGCTGGTTCATCTACATGCTGGGCGCCTGCCAGCCGCTCATGGCCGTCGACTACGCGCTCGGCGGGGCGCTGCGCGGCGCCGGGGACACCCGCTACCCGCTCGCGACCCTGTTCGCCGGGCTCTACGGATTCCGACTGGCCTTCGCGTGGGTCGTGACGCACGCGCTTCACCTTTCCACCCCGTGGCTCTGGGCGGTGCTCATCGGGGACTATGCGGTCCGCGCGGGTCTCAAGGTGTGGCGGATGGGCGGCGAGGCCTGGCAGCGCATCCGCGTATGA
- the arsC gene encoding arsenate reductase (glutaredoxin) (This arsenate reductase requires both glutathione and glutaredoxin to convert arsenate to arsenite, after which the efflux transporter formed by ArsA and ArsB can extrude the arsenite from the cell, providing resistance.) has protein sequence MERVTVYHNPVCGKSRGALDILRERGVEPEVVEYLRTPPDRATLERFLGLLAGPPADLVRKDKRFKELGLSAERYVTRDQVVALLLEHPELMERPVVIRGSRAVIARPSERVLELLD, from the coding sequence ATGGAACGCGTCACCGTGTACCACAACCCGGTCTGTGGGAAGTCGCGCGGCGCGCTCGATATCCTGCGCGAGCGCGGCGTCGAGCCCGAGGTGGTCGAGTATCTGCGCACGCCGCCCGATCGTGCGACGCTCGAGCGGTTCCTCGGTCTGCTCGCCGGGCCGCCGGCCGATCTCGTGCGCAAGGACAAGCGCTTCAAGGAGCTCGGGCTCTCTGCGGAGCGCTACGTCACGCGCGACCAGGTGGTGGCGCTCCTCCTCGAGCATCCCGAGCTCATGGAGCGGCCGGTCGTGATCCGCGGCAGCCGCGCGGTCATCGCGCGCCCGTCCGAGCGCGTGCTCGAGCTCCTCGACTGA
- a CDS encoding zf-HC2 domain-containing protein: MTCREFTDFLADYLDGDLGLAERGAFDAHLARCPDCVRYLRGYAATIRLGKVVCTEEHDAVGDDVPEELVQAILAARARNG; the protein is encoded by the coding sequence ATGACCTGCCGCGAGTTCACCGACTTCCTCGCCGACTACCTCGACGGCGACCTCGGGCTCGCCGAGCGCGGCGCGTTCGACGCGCACCTCGCCCGGTGCCCCGACTGCGTGAGGTACCTGCGCGGCTACGCGGCGACCATCCGTCTCGGCAAGGTCGTGTGCACCGAAGAGCACGACGCCGTCGGCGACGACGTTCCCGAAGAGCTCGTGCAGGCGATCCTCGCGGCCCGCGCACGCAACGGCTGA
- a CDS encoding glucosidase: protein MTHAAIDNHWTSQPSVDAESRRLAEDSARTQNWQRWGTYLAERQWGTVREDYSADGTCWDYFPHDHARSRVYRWGEDGLLGLTDRQNRLCFAVALWNGKDPILKERLFGLTGPEGNHGEDVKECYFYLDATPTCSYAKALYKYPQAAYPYAQLVEENRRRGRGEREYELADTGVFDESRYFDVFVEYAKDAPEDVLIRITVANRGPEAATIHVLPTLWLRNTWAWGRTGEGYWPKGRIARQDERTLVTECESLGRYRFAVEPAPAAWLFTENETNAQRVFGAPNGSPYAKDAFHDYVVHGRTDAVNPAGVGTKAAALHRVEVPARGEVVLRCRLTAQGGSTAAAFGRPFDEVMEARRREADEFYASRTSPGLTDDERRVARQAYAALLWSRQFFHYDVRAWLDGDPAQPPPPASRRRGRNADWTHLYNRDVISMPEKWEYPWYAAWDLAFHMLPMARVDPDFAKSQLVLLLREWYTHPSGQIPAYEFAFGDVNPPVQAWAAWRVYKMTGERGARDRVFLSRIFQKLLLNFTWWVNRKDQEGNHVFGGGFLGMDNIGVFDRSQALPTGGYLEQADGTAWMAFYCATLLSMALELAKTNPACEDLASKLFEHFIHIARAMNDLGGTGLWCPEDGFYYDQLNAAGTVVPLRIRSMVGLMPLIAVETIEEDTLARCPGFRKRMNWFLANRPDLTDTISCMYETGAGGSHRLLALPTRERLVRVLRYMLDENEFFSPHGIRSVSRHHQAHPYVFEAGGRRYSVGYEPGESTTGMFGGNSNWRGPVWFPINYLLLEALERYDHFYGDTLQVECPTGSGRMMRLRDVALELSRRLASTFVAGPDGRRPYDDGRFAADPHWRDALRFHEYFQGDTGRGLGARFQGWTLLVTRCLDDVARARMTA, encoded by the coding sequence ATGACGCACGCCGCCATCGACAACCATTGGACGAGCCAGCCGTCGGTCGACGCCGAGTCGCGCCGTCTCGCCGAAGACTCGGCGCGCACGCAGAACTGGCAGCGCTGGGGAACGTATCTCGCCGAGCGCCAGTGGGGCACGGTCCGCGAGGACTACTCGGCCGACGGCACGTGCTGGGACTACTTCCCGCACGACCACGCGCGCAGCCGCGTCTATCGCTGGGGCGAGGACGGGCTGCTCGGTCTCACCGACCGACAGAACCGCCTCTGCTTCGCCGTCGCGCTCTGGAACGGCAAGGACCCGATCCTGAAGGAGCGCCTGTTCGGGCTCACCGGCCCCGAGGGCAACCACGGCGAGGACGTGAAGGAATGCTACTTCTACCTCGACGCGACACCCACCTGCTCGTACGCGAAGGCGCTCTACAAGTATCCGCAGGCGGCCTATCCGTACGCGCAGCTCGTCGAGGAGAATCGGCGTCGAGGGCGCGGCGAGCGCGAGTACGAGCTCGCCGACACGGGCGTCTTCGACGAGAGCCGTTACTTCGACGTGTTCGTCGAGTACGCCAAGGACGCGCCCGAGGACGTCCTCATCCGGATCACCGTCGCCAATCGCGGCCCCGAGGCCGCGACGATCCACGTGCTGCCGACGCTCTGGCTGCGCAACACCTGGGCGTGGGGACGGACGGGTGAGGGCTACTGGCCGAAGGGTCGCATCGCCCGGCAGGACGAGCGCACGCTCGTCACCGAGTGCGAGTCGCTCGGGCGCTACCGGTTCGCCGTCGAGCCCGCGCCGGCGGCGTGGCTCTTCACCGAGAACGAGACCAACGCGCAGCGGGTCTTCGGAGCGCCGAACGGCTCACCGTACGCGAAGGACGCGTTCCACGACTACGTCGTCCACGGCCGGACCGACGCCGTGAATCCGGCCGGCGTGGGCACCAAGGCAGCCGCGCTGCATCGCGTGGAGGTACCGGCGCGAGGCGAAGTCGTGCTGCGCTGCCGGCTCACCGCCCAGGGCGGCAGCACCGCGGCGGCGTTCGGACGGCCGTTCGACGAGGTCATGGAGGCTCGCCGGCGCGAGGCCGACGAGTTCTACGCGAGTCGCACGAGCCCCGGGCTCACCGACGACGAGCGCCGCGTCGCGCGGCAGGCCTACGCCGCGCTCCTGTGGTCGCGGCAGTTCTTCCACTACGACGTGCGCGCGTGGTTGGACGGCGATCCCGCCCAGCCGCCGCCGCCGGCGTCCCGGCGGCGCGGGCGCAACGCCGACTGGACCCACCTCTACAATCGCGACGTCATCTCGATGCCCGAGAAATGGGAGTATCCCTGGTACGCCGCCTGGGACCTCGCCTTCCACATGCTGCCGATGGCGCGCGTCGATCCCGATTTCGCGAAGTCGCAGCTCGTACTGCTGCTGCGCGAGTGGTACACGCACCCGAGCGGCCAGATCCCGGCGTACGAGTTCGCGTTCGGCGACGTGAATCCCCCGGTGCAGGCGTGGGCCGCCTGGCGCGTCTACAAGATGACGGGCGAGCGCGGAGCGCGCGATCGCGTCTTCCTCTCGCGCATCTTCCAGAAGCTGCTCCTCAACTTCACCTGGTGGGTGAATCGCAAAGACCAGGAGGGGAACCACGTCTTCGGCGGCGGCTTCCTCGGCATGGACAACATCGGCGTCTTCGATCGCTCGCAGGCGCTGCCGACGGGCGGCTACCTCGAGCAGGCCGACGGAACCGCGTGGATGGCCTTCTACTGCGCGACGCTGCTGTCGATGGCGCTCGAGCTCGCGAAGACGAATCCCGCGTGCGAGGACCTCGCGTCCAAGCTCTTCGAGCACTTCATCCACATCGCGCGCGCGATGAACGACCTCGGCGGCACCGGCCTGTGGTGTCCCGAGGACGGCTTCTACTACGATCAACTGAACGCCGCCGGCACCGTCGTCCCGCTGCGCATCCGCTCGATGGTGGGCCTGATGCCGCTCATCGCGGTCGAGACGATCGAGGAGGACACGCTCGCGCGCTGCCCCGGCTTCCGCAAGCGCATGAACTGGTTCCTCGCGAACCGCCCCGACCTCACCGACACCATCTCGTGCATGTACGAGACCGGCGCCGGCGGGAGCCACCGCCTGCTCGCCCTGCCCACGCGCGAGCGCCTCGTGCGTGTGCTCCGCTACATGCTCGACGAGAACGAATTCTTCTCGCCGCACGGGATCCGCTCGGTGTCGCGCCATCACCAGGCGCACCCGTACGTCTTCGAGGCCGGCGGACGGCGCTACAGCGTCGGCTACGAGCCCGGCGAGTCGACGACGGGCATGTTCGGCGGCAACTCCAACTGGCGCGGTCCGGTGTGGTTCCCGATCAACTACCTGCTGCTCGAAGCCCTCGAGCGCTACGACCACTTCTACGGCGACACGCTGCAGGTCGAGTGCCCCACCGGCTCCGGCCGCATGATGCGGCTCCGCGACGTGGCGCTCGAGCTCTCGCGCCGGCTCGCGAGCACGTTCGTCGCCGGACCGGACGGCCGCCGGCCGTACGACGACGGCCGCTTCGCGGCCGATCCCCACTGGCGCGACGCCCTGCGCTTCCACGAGTACTTCCAGGGCGACACCGGACGCGGGCTCGGCGCGCGCTTCCAGGGCTGGACGCTGCTCGTCACGCGCTGCCTCGACGACGTGGCGCGGGCGCGGATGACGGCATGA